One window of the Dendropsophus ebraccatus isolate aDenEbr1 chromosome 12, aDenEbr1.pat, whole genome shotgun sequence genome contains the following:
- the LOC138768801 gene encoding protein BTG3-like — protein sequence MREELVAGVNYIKTLANRFQKLEPSVVDLFGYKLAKILCKKYTGHWYPEKPMKGNAYRCIMVDRENRDESILQACALSGLKYNDLSLPKTMSLWIDPYEVSCRLSDENHPYTVASFDPRTVRVPEPSGPSVERQQPSSNRSTPIPDEDSSIWSSSVPSSPSLNGDESDSGIDANNIYNCVQNPIPSLDPGMESPPDLPKFKV from the exons atgagggaggaaCTGGTGGCCGGAGTAAATTACATCAAGACGCTCGCCAACAGATTTCAGAAACTGGAACCGTCCGTGGTTGATTTGTTTGGCTACAAACTGGCTAAGATACTCTGCAAAAAATATACCGGTCACTGGTACCCTGAAAAGCCAATGAAAGGCAATGCCTACAG GTGTATTATGGTGGACAGAGAAAACAGGGATGAGAGTATTTTGCAGGCCTGTGCCCTCAGTGGCCTAAAATACAATGACCTGTCCCTCCCCAAAACAATGAGCCTGTGGATCGACCCTTATGAGGTGTCCTGCCG GTTGAGTGATGAGAATCATCCGTACACAGTGGCCAGCTTTGACCCAAGAACCGTACGTGTTCCAGAGCCTTCAGGACCATCTGTAGAACGGCAACAACCCTCCTCCAACCGGTCCACACCTATACCGGATGAAGACTCCTCCATATGGAGCTCATCTGTCCCGTCATCTCCAAGCCTCAATGGTGACGAGAGTGACAGCGGGATAGATGCCAACA ACATCTACAACTGTGTTCAGAACCCCATCCCCTCTCTGGATCCCGGCATGGAGAGCCCCCCAGATCTACCAAAGTTTAAAGTCTAA